One genomic region from Cryptococcus neoformans var. grubii H99 chromosome 10, complete sequence encodes:
- a CDS encoding isocitrate dehydrogenase, NAD-dependent: MLANSIRSSVAGSLRNASAKRVPVARTMATLVDEKRLPSKFGGKYTVTLIPGDGIGQEVADSVKEVFDALKVPVQWEQYNVSGETTGGEALFQEAMDSLKRNKVGLKGILYTPVDQSGHNSWNVAMRQQLDIYASVVVCKSLPGLATRHSNVDFAIIRENTEGEYSGLEHQSFPGVVESLKVSTRAKAERIARFAFDFALKNNRKKVTCVHKANIMKLGDGLFLNTCKRVAEQEYGHTGIKFESMIVDNTAMQLVSKPQQFDVMVMPNLYGAISTNIGSALVGGPGITPGCNFGREYALFEPGCRHVGKDIMGTNKANPIALMLSATMMLRHLGLESQANLIAGATYDLVKEGKVRTADIGGNSTTTDVTKALINRLL; encoded by the exons ATGCTCGCCAACTCTATCAGGTCTTCTGTTGCCGGCTCTCTGAGGAATGCTTCCGCCAAG CGCGTTCCTGTCGCCCGAACCATGGCCACTCTTGTCGacgagaagagg CTCCCTTCCAAGTTTGGCGGCAAATACACTGTCACTCTCATCCCTGGTGATGGTATCGGTCAGGAGGTTGCCGACTCTGTCAAGGAGGTCTTCGACGCCCTTAAGGTGCCCGTTCAATGGGAGCAGTACAATGTCTCTGGTGAGACCACTGGTGGCGAAGCTCTCTTCCAGGAGGCGATGGAcagcttgaagaggaacaagGTTGGATTGAAGG GTATTCTTTACACCCCCGTCGACCAAAGCGGTCACAACTCCTGGAACGTCGCTATGCGACAACAACTCGACATCTACGCTTCCGTCGTTGTCTGCAAATCTCTGCCCGGCTTGGCCACTCGACATTCTAACGTCGACTTTGCTATTATCCGTGAGAACACTGAGGGCGAGTACTCTGGTCTTGAACACCAGTCTTTCCCCGGCGTCGTTGAGTCCTTGAAGGTCTCTACCAGGGCCAAGGCCGAGCGAATCGCTAGGTTCGCCTTCGACTTTGCCCTTAAGAACAACAGGAAG AAGGTCACTTGTGTCCACAAGGCTAACATTATGAAGCTCGGTGACGGTCTTTTCCTCAACACCTGCAAACGAGTCGCCGAGCAGGAGTATGGCCACACCGGCATCAAGTTTGAGTCTATGATTGTCGACAACACTGCTATGCAGCTTGTCTCTAAGCCTCAGCAATTCGATGTTATGGTTATG CCCAACTTGTACGGCGCCATCTCCACAAACATTGGTTCCGCCCTCGTCGGTGGTCCCGGTATCACCCCTGGTTGCAACTTTGGCCGA GAATACGCCCTTTTCGAACCTGGATGCCGTCACGTCGGTAAGGACATCATGGGCACCAACAAGGCCAATCCTATCGCTCTTATGCTCTCTGCTACTATGATGCTCCGACACCTCGGTCTCGAGAGCCAGGCTAACCTCATCGCCGGTGCCACTTACGATCTCGTCAAGGAGGGCAAGGTCAGGACTGCTGACATTGGCG GTAACTCTACCACCACTGACGTCACCAAGGCTTTGATCAACAGGCTTCTCTAA
- a CDS encoding S-adenosylmethionine-dependent methyltransferase, translating into MLTRAHSYIFSSKSRTIYSTAMELQQHQQEKSRKTVADKWLKPHGPPVGATFGARVLKDDDDVFNHNAWDHVTLPEDFKERAEKVMELHRSSPVAEEKRDEYNAKPAHYWDKFYSQHEDGFFKDRGWLRLEFPELVACSEADAGPKTVLEVGCGAGNTVFPLLMRNENPELNVYATDYSATAVKVVKANKMYPKAEHGLGTLHASVWDITSKPSPPSIPSPSASAFPGDQLSSLSIEEQPTYYLPEGITPGSVDVISVIFVLSALHPREWKQAIHNLYTALKPGGLLLIRDYGRHDLAQLRIKKNRLLDPETPNLYIRGDGTRVYFFEKEELEGMLLQPPEGRVEGGAKNMFEIQQLGEDRRLLVNRKERLTMYRIWMQVKAKKLA; encoded by the exons ATGCTCACAAGAGCACACAGCTATATATTCAGCTCAAAATCACGCACGATATACTCTACAGCAATGGAGCTCCAGCAGCATCAGCAAGAGAAATCAAGGAAGACCGTCGCCGATAAGTGGCTCAAGCCACACGGACCTCCTGTAGGCGCAACGTTTGGCGCAAGGGTGCTTaaggacgacgatgatgttTTTAACCATAATGCTTG GGACCATGTAACGCTCCCAGAAGATTTCAAGGAAAGAGCAGAAAAGGTCATGGAGCTTCACCGATCAAGTCCTGTCGccgaagagaaaagag ACGAATACAACGCTAAGCCTGCCCATTACTGGGACAAATTTTACTCTCAACACGAAGACGGATTCTTCAAGGACAGGGGATGGTTAAGATTGGAATTTCCGGAGCTTGTAGCCTGCAGCGAGGCGGAT GCTGGGCCAAAGACGGTCCTTGAAGTAGGATGC GGCGCAGGAAATACCGTGTTCCCTCTCTTGATGCGAAATGAAAACCCCGAGTTGAACGTTTATGCCACCGACTACTCTGCGACAGCCGTTAAAGTCGTCAAG GCCAACAAAATGTACCCTAAAGCCGAACACGGGCTCGGTACCTTGCATGCCTCCGTCTGGGACATCACCTCCAaaccttctcccccttcaATACCATCTCCATCAGCTTCCGCATTCCCAGGAGATCAATTATCTTCATTGTCAATCGAAGAGCAACCCACTTATTATCTTCCTGAAGGCATCACACCCGGCTCTGTCGACGTGATTTCCGTCATCTTTGTGCTCTCTGCACTTCATCCTCGCGAATGGAAGCAAGCTATACATAATCTCTATACT GCTCTCAAACCGGGTGgtctccttctcatccgGGACTATGGGCGACATGATCTCGCCCAATTACGTATCAAGAAGAACCGTCTTCTCGACCCTGAGACACCTAATCTGTACATCCGAGGCGATGGTACAAGAGTGTACTTttttgaaaaagaggaatTGGAAGGAATGTTGTTGCAGCCgccagaaggaagagtggagGGCGGAGCGAAGAATATGTTTGAGATTCAGCAGTTGGGAGAGGATAGGCGATTG TTGGTTAACCGTAAAGAACGATTGACCATGTACAGGATTTGGATGCAGGTCAAGGCAAAAAAACTGGCCTAA